From a region of the Halomonas sp. HL-93 genome:
- a CDS encoding YbfB/YjiJ family MFS transporter: MTIASLGSQRFKVLLAGVFSQLLCIGVARFAYTPLLPVMQQQSWIGDADGGWLAALNYAGYMFGALLAATVRSIHVKDTLYRLCLVLAVLTTAGMALTEHFWLWAGLRFLAGFSSSGAMLLASGLIMHWLIQHHQRVELGIHFAGLGLGIVLAAVAVEAMLALSMNWQAQWWGFSVLAVGLLVPAWRWLPRPTPAVPGASGSEAAATPPTRTFMRWMLAAYFCAGYGYVISATFIVTIVEREPLLAGAGNWTFALVGLAAAPAVMLWDLVARRIGYLSALIVAMGLQVIGIVLPAVTTSLAAVLFSAVLYGGTFLGCVSLVLTMAGRLYPASPARLMGKMTLAYGSAQIIAPALTGMLAEATGRYSVGLWLAGGFVALGALLLAWLRRVDQTAQRLDADAKAAVYAT, from the coding sequence ATGACCATCGCTTCGCTAGGCTCGCAGCGCTTCAAGGTGCTGCTGGCGGGCGTATTCAGTCAGTTGCTGTGTATCGGGGTGGCGCGGTTTGCCTATACGCCGCTACTGCCGGTCATGCAGCAGCAGAGCTGGATAGGCGACGCCGATGGCGGCTGGCTGGCGGCGCTGAACTACGCCGGCTATATGTTCGGCGCCCTGCTGGCGGCGACCGTGCGCAGCATCCATGTCAAAGACACCCTGTATCGGCTGTGTCTGGTGCTCGCTGTGCTGACCACGGCCGGCATGGCATTGACCGAGCATTTCTGGTTGTGGGCGGGGCTGCGCTTTTTGGCGGGTTTTTCAAGCAGCGGCGCGATGCTGCTGGCGTCGGGGCTGATCATGCACTGGCTGATTCAGCACCACCAGCGCGTTGAACTGGGCATTCATTTTGCCGGGTTGGGCCTGGGTATTGTGCTCGCCGCCGTGGCGGTGGAGGCGATGCTGGCGCTGTCGATGAACTGGCAGGCGCAGTGGTGGGGATTCAGCGTGCTTGCGGTGGGGCTGTTGGTGCCTGCCTGGCGCTGGCTGCCGCGACCAACGCCCGCCGTGCCCGGTGCCTCCGGGAGCGAAGCCGCTGCCACGCCGCCCACCCGGACCTTCATGCGCTGGATGCTTGCGGCCTATTTTTGCGCCGGCTATGGCTATGTAATCAGCGCCACCTTTATCGTCACGATTGTGGAGCGGGAGCCGCTGCTGGCCGGTGCCGGGAACTGGACCTTTGCGCTGGTGGGGCTGGCGGCAGCCCCAGCGGTGATGCTCTGGGATCTGGTCGCGCGTCGGATCGGCTATTTGAGTGCGTTGATTGTGGCCATGGGGCTGCAGGTCATCGGCATCGTCCTGCCGGCGGTGACCACGAGCCTGGCCGCCGTGTTATTCAGCGCGGTGCTTTACGGTGGCACCTTCCTTGGCTGTGTCAGTCTGGTGCTGACCATGGCGGGGCGGTTGTATCCCGCAAGCCCCGCACGGCTGATGGGTAAAATGACCCTGGCCTACGGTAGCGCGCAGATCATCGCCCCGGCGCTTACCGGCATGCTGGCTGAGGCGACCGGCCGCTATAGCGTCGGCCTCTGGCTGGCCGGTGGCTTTGTGGCCCTGGGGGCGCTGTTGCTCGCCTGGCTGCGGCGCGTCGACCAGACCGCTCAACGTCTCGATGCCGATGCCAAAGCGGCGGTTTACGCCACGTAA
- a CDS encoding sodium-dependent transporter produces the protein MASSEQPRIQWLGRWGFMLAATGSAVGLGNIWKFPYITGEFGGGAFVLVYLACILAVGVPVMMTEIAFGRRGLGSPVDAIRRVVRESGRSSAWSLVGWMAMLCGFMILSFYVVVAGWSFAYLWKMLTGGLAGSSVDDMAAVFEANNANPWNLGFWSTLVTLLTMLIVGKGVQEGIEKSVSWMMPGLVLMLALLIAFGVFSGGFAQAFSFLFSFDAGSLSSEGMLAALGHAFFTLSLASGAILTYGSYLPKGTSIARTTLSVAIADTVVALMAGLAIFPVIFANGMNPAEGPGLIFMSLPLAFQAMPLGTLFGTLFFLMLSMAALTSAISMVEATVSWLCDNKGISRRTASWSTGIVLWLISTLAMLSFNLGADWTLAGKSVFDWLDYLTSRLMMPLGGLGMVVLAGFVLKSETFRDELGLAPLPYALWLSMVRYVSPLGIVVIFIDALGIYQVSFAAHWPWLLAILVAMVALGEALSPRLRFALQVR, from the coding sequence ATGGCGTCTTCTGAGCAACCTCGTATCCAATGGCTTGGCCGCTGGGGCTTTATGCTGGCCGCCACGGGCTCGGCCGTTGGGTTGGGCAATATCTGGAAGTTTCCTTATATCACCGGGGAGTTTGGCGGCGGCGCCTTCGTGCTGGTCTACCTCGCCTGTATTCTGGCGGTGGGCGTGCCGGTGATGATGACCGAAATTGCCTTTGGACGGCGTGGCCTGGGCAGCCCGGTGGACGCCATTCGCCGGGTGGTCAGGGAATCCGGCCGTTCGTCGGCGTGGTCATTGGTCGGCTGGATGGCGATGCTCTGCGGCTTCATGATCCTGTCGTTTTACGTGGTCGTGGCGGGCTGGTCGTTTGCCTACCTGTGGAAAATGCTCACCGGCGGGCTGGCGGGTAGCAGCGTTGACGATATGGCCGCGGTGTTCGAGGCCAACAATGCCAACCCCTGGAACCTTGGCTTCTGGAGCACGCTGGTGACGCTTTTGACCATGCTGATTGTCGGCAAAGGCGTGCAGGAAGGCATCGAAAAAAGCGTCAGTTGGATGATGCCGGGGCTGGTGCTGATGCTCGCGCTGCTGATCGCCTTCGGGGTCTTCTCGGGCGGTTTTGCTCAGGCGTTCAGCTTCCTGTTTTCCTTCGATGCCGGCAGTCTTTCCAGCGAGGGCATGCTGGCGGCTCTGGGGCATGCGTTTTTCACCCTGTCGCTGGCGTCCGGGGCGATTCTTACTTACGGCAGCTACCTGCCCAAAGGCACTTCGATCGCCCGCACCACGCTGAGTGTCGCGATAGCCGACACGGTGGTCGCATTGATGGCCGGGCTTGCGATCTTCCCCGTGATCTTTGCCAACGGCATGAATCCCGCCGAAGGGCCGGGGCTCATCTTCATGAGCCTGCCGCTGGCCTTTCAGGCGATGCCACTCGGCACGCTGTTCGGTACCCTGTTCTTCCTGATGCTGTCGATGGCCGCGCTCACCTCGGCGATTTCGATGGTCGAGGCAACGGTGTCCTGGCTGTGCGATAACAAAGGCATTTCACGGCGCACCGCCTCGTGGAGCACGGGTATCGTGCTGTGGCTGATCAGTACCCTGGCGATGCTGTCATTCAATCTGGGCGCCGACTGGACGCTGGCCGGTAAAAGCGTTTTCGATTGGCTGGATTACCTGACTTCACGCTTGATGATGCCGCTGGGCGGTTTGGGCATGGTCGTGCTGGCAGGCTTTGTGCTGAAGAGCGAGACGTTCCGTGATGAGCTTGGGCTGGCGCCGTTGCCCTATGCGCTGTGGCTGTCCATGGTGCGTTACGTTAGCCCGCTGGGCATTGTGGTGATTTTTATCGATGCATTGGGGATTTATCAGGTGTCGTTTGCCGCGCACTGGCCGTGGTTGCTGGCCATTCTGGTCGCCATGGTGGCGCTGGGTGAAGCTCTAAGTCCGCGGTTGCGCTTTGCGCTACAGGTTCGCTGA
- a CDS encoding Y-family DNA polymerase, translated as MIGLVDANNFYVSCERVFQPHLEGKAVGVMSNNDGCVIARSAEMKALDIPMGTPAFKLEGLRQRGAIHLLSSNYELYGDMSARLAQLLRDACPDIAPYSIDEMFIYLDGLSERQCQTLGETLRRRIRRCLGLPVCVGLATTHTLAKLANHAAKQQPHFQGVCLLNGQDATTKALLAQTPVSEVWGVGRRLAERLAIGGIHTAWDLRESDTKQLRKRFSVVLARTALELRGTSCLDMNAVDQPRQRIMTSRSFGQATGVKHQVHDALRRHAQRSAEKLRQQHSLARSVMLFLKTNRHRRDQPQYFPHALIPLPTPSDDTRVILDAVRQGLEQIYRPRYRFMKAGVMLLDLVDAQQHQLSLLNAPAHHHPRLMATVDAINQRMGQGTIRFGMTDDDAPWQLRCAHRSNRFTTHWDELMEAGTHPGAIADARSKRQRSANL; from the coding sequence ATGATCGGGCTGGTCGACGCCAACAACTTCTACGTCAGCTGCGAGCGCGTCTTTCAGCCCCACCTGGAAGGCAAGGCCGTGGGCGTGATGTCCAACAACGACGGCTGCGTGATTGCCCGCTCGGCGGAGATGAAAGCGCTGGACATCCCCATGGGCACTCCCGCCTTCAAGCTCGAAGGGCTGCGCCAGCGCGGAGCGATTCACTTGCTGTCGTCCAACTACGAACTGTATGGCGACATGTCAGCCCGGCTTGCCCAGCTGCTGCGCGACGCCTGCCCGGACATCGCCCCCTACTCCATCGATGAAATGTTCATCTATCTGGACGGGCTGAGCGAGCGCCAGTGCCAAACCCTGGGTGAAACGCTGCGCCGACGCATTCGCCGCTGCCTGGGGCTGCCGGTATGCGTTGGGCTGGCCACGACGCACACGCTGGCCAAGCTCGCCAATCACGCCGCCAAGCAACAGCCGCATTTCCAGGGCGTCTGTCTGCTCAACGGACAGGATGCGACGACCAAGGCGCTACTGGCGCAAACGCCGGTCAGCGAAGTGTGGGGCGTGGGCCGACGGCTGGCCGAACGGCTTGCCATTGGCGGCATTCATACCGCCTGGGACCTGCGCGAGAGCGATACCAAACAGCTGCGCAAGCGCTTTTCGGTAGTGCTGGCACGCACCGCGCTTGAGCTGCGCGGCACGTCCTGCCTGGACATGAACGCAGTGGACCAACCACGCCAGCGCATCATGACGTCGCGCTCGTTTGGGCAAGCCACTGGCGTAAAACATCAGGTACACGATGCGCTGCGCCGCCACGCCCAGCGCAGCGCCGAAAAACTCCGCCAGCAGCACAGTCTGGCGCGCTCGGTGATGCTGTTCCTGAAAACCAACCGCCACCGTCGTGACCAGCCGCAGTATTTTCCCCACGCGCTGATCCCGCTACCCACGCCCAGCGACGATACGCGGGTGATTCTCGACGCCGTGCGCCAGGGCCTCGAACAGATATACCGCCCCCGCTACCGGTTCATGAAGGCGGGCGTGATGCTGCTCGACCTCGTCGATGCCCAGCAGCACCAGCTATCGTTGCTGAACGCCCCGGCCCACCACCATCCGCGGTTGATGGCCACGGTGGACGCCATTAACCAGCGCATGGGGCAAGGCACGATCCGCTTTGGCATGACCGATGACGATGCCCCCTGGCAACTGCGCTGTGCCCATCGCTCCAACCGCTTTACCACGCATTGGGATGAGCTGATGGAAGCCGGCACGCATCCCGGTGCCATTGCTGACGCCAGGTCAAAACGGCAGCGCTCAGCGAACCTGTAG
- a CDS encoding LexA family protein, whose amino-acid sequence MTQPLSPVAPALPLMSQPLPFPPLHGRAGVSGFPSPAQDYEPRTLDLNARLIKNPTHTFYLSATGDSMEGWGIFDGDLLVVDRSVAPRLGHILVAMFNDEVLIKRYALHRGTPHLCSAHPHYPPLPLEDTDCQVWGVVRAVVHEYLR is encoded by the coding sequence ATGACGCAGCCCCTATCACCGGTCGCGCCCGCCTTGCCGTTGATGTCGCAGCCGCTGCCTTTTCCGCCGCTGCACGGCCGCGCGGGCGTTAGCGGTTTCCCCTCGCCCGCCCAGGATTATGAACCGCGTACGCTGGATCTCAACGCGCGCCTGATCAAGAACCCGACCCACACCTTCTATCTGTCAGCGACCGGCGACAGCATGGAAGGCTGGGGGATCTTTGACGGCGACCTGCTGGTCGTGGATCGCAGCGTTGCGCCACGCCTGGGCCATATTCTGGTCGCCATGTTCAACGACGAAGTGCTGATCAAGCGCTACGCCCTGCATCGCGGCACCCCGCACCTGTGCTCGGCCCACCCCCACTATCCGCCGCTCCCGCTGGAAGACACCGACTGCCAGGTATGGGGCGTTGTGCGCGCAGTCGTTCACGAATACCTGCGCTGA
- a CDS encoding alpha/beta fold hydrolase: protein MMHPSSTHAPQPLALAEGRLAALSWGRDDAPVWLALHGWLDNAASFTRLAPLLSDALDIRIVALDFRGHGQSAHAPAGSDYALWDYCHDVLDAMDELAIERVALLGHSMGAAVACLLAAAMPARIARLTLLDGLGALNTPANETAGQLRKGLMAHRRPLSQAPRYPDLASAVAARVAGGVTPLDTLTATPLVERNAAPTADGHVQMRTDSRLLKPSLVRFTPAQVLALLADIQAPVLLIEGEQGILGERDWAAKARQAVPQLTRHVVAGGHHLHLEPEAVAQVAQVITAHELAMPESVKGRAR, encoded by the coding sequence ATGATGCATCCCTCTTCAACCCACGCCCCTCAGCCGCTTGCCCTTGCCGAGGGGCGCCTGGCGGCCCTGAGCTGGGGGCGTGACGATGCCCCCGTGTGGCTGGCGCTGCACGGCTGGCTGGATAATGCGGCAAGCTTTACGCGCCTGGCACCCTTGCTTTCGGACGCGCTGGATATCCGCATTGTGGCGCTCGATTTTCGTGGCCACGGGCAGTCGGCGCACGCCCCGGCGGGCAGCGACTATGCGTTGTGGGACTATTGCCACGATGTCTTGGATGCCATGGATGAACTGGCCATTGAGCGGGTTGCGTTGCTTGGCCACTCCATGGGCGCAGCGGTGGCCTGCCTGCTGGCGGCCGCCATGCCGGCGCGGATTGCGCGGCTAACCCTGCTGGATGGTCTGGGCGCGCTGAATACGCCCGCCAATGAAACGGCCGGTCAGCTACGCAAGGGGCTGATGGCCCACCGACGGCCTCTCTCCCAAGCGCCGCGCTACCCCGATCTGGCCAGTGCCGTGGCCGCGCGCGTGGCGGGTGGCGTCACCCCGCTGGATACGCTTACGGCGACCCCGCTGGTGGAGCGCAACGCCGCGCCAACGGCCGACGGACACGTACAAATGCGTACCGACAGTCGGCTGCTGAAACCGTCACTGGTGCGTTTTACCCCTGCGCAGGTGTTGGCGCTACTGGCGGATATTCAGGCCCCGGTGCTATTGATAGAAGGGGAGCAGGGCATTCTGGGCGAGCGAGACTGGGCGGCCAAAGCCCGCCAGGCGGTGCCGCAGTTGACCCGCCACGTGGTGGCGGGCGGCCATCATCTGCACCTGGAGCCCGAGGCCGTGGCGCAGGTGGCTCAGGTGATCACGGCGCATGAGCTCGCAATGCCTGAATCAGTAAAAGGACGTGCGCGATGA
- a CDS encoding patatin-like phospholipase family protein → MNEVTNANEQSGNKVALVLGSGGARGYAHIGVIEALEARGFEIISIAGCSMGALIGGIYASGKLPEYREWVCNLDYLDVLRLVDVTWSPMGAMRASKVMSKLEGLVGDRLIEDLPIPVTTVATDLVRQREVWFQNGPLLRAIRASIAVPGVITPVHIGEQVLVDGGLLNPLPMMPILAAHEADFVVAVNVTAHSPQPVTLEELLPQGESEDSRTELERDRDANIGGWMEEVRATTRRLWGGLGGSSDDSDDDETVDLRGKREWGKLDMILESFDITQAALAKYKIAGYPPDVLIEIPKTVCSTYEFHRAKDLIRLGRHLADEALERRMPGIASDAAE, encoded by the coding sequence ATGAACGAAGTGACCAACGCCAATGAACAGAGCGGCAATAAGGTGGCGTTAGTGCTGGGCAGCGGCGGGGCCCGGGGCTACGCGCATATCGGCGTGATCGAAGCGCTCGAGGCGCGGGGCTTCGAGATTATTTCCATCGCCGGATGCTCCATGGGCGCACTGATCGGTGGGATTTACGCGTCGGGCAAGCTGCCGGAATACCGCGAATGGGTGTGTAACCTGGACTACCTGGACGTGCTCAGGCTGGTGGACGTGACCTGGAGTCCGATGGGCGCCATGCGCGCCAGCAAAGTGATGAGCAAGCTCGAAGGGCTGGTCGGCGACAGGCTGATCGAAGACCTGCCGATTCCGGTAACCACCGTGGCCACCGACCTGGTACGCCAACGCGAGGTATGGTTTCAGAATGGCCCGCTGCTGCGCGCGATACGCGCCTCGATTGCGGTACCCGGCGTGATTACCCCCGTGCATATCGGCGAGCAGGTGCTGGTGGACGGCGGGCTGCTGAATCCGTTGCCGATGATGCCCATTTTAGCGGCCCACGAGGCCGACTTTGTGGTGGCGGTGAACGTCACCGCCCATAGCCCGCAGCCAGTCACGCTGGAGGAGTTGCTGCCTCAGGGGGAGAGTGAGGACAGCCGTACTGAGTTGGAGAGGGACCGGGACGCCAACATTGGCGGCTGGATGGAAGAGGTCCGCGCGACGACGCGGCGGCTATGGGGCGGTTTAGGCGGCAGCAGTGACGACAGTGATGACGATGAAACGGTGGACCTTCGCGGCAAGCGCGAATGGGGCAAGCTTGATATGATTCTCGAATCGTTCGATATCACCCAGGCGGCGCTCGCCAAGTACAAGATTGCTGGTTATCCGCCGGATGTGCTGATCGAAATTCCCAAAACCGTCTGCAGTACCTACGAATTCCACCGCGCCAAAGATCTTATCCGACTGGGCCGCCACCTGGCCGATGAGGCCCTGGAGCGCAGAATGCCGGGCATTGCCTCGGACGCGGCAGAATAG
- a CDS encoding Smr/MutS family protein, producing the protein MTRRRHLPDDDDISAFRQALKAAGVRRIDSNQADPGKPRRNDDAQQIRRQAAVESNTLATSGRTSDGRVEAVRPSEYLEFSVADLPWRTFSQLKRGQMAWQAGLDLHGYTLEEARAELESFLRDAASQGLRCVLVVHGKAWGTTADFPVLKSHTNAWLREWPGVLAFCSATELDGGTGAVYILLRKRGQ; encoded by the coding sequence ATGACAAGACGCCGCCACCTGCCCGACGACGACGATATCAGCGCGTTTCGCCAAGCGCTGAAAGCCGCGGGCGTGCGCCGTATTGACTCCAATCAGGCCGACCCCGGCAAGCCCAGACGCAACGACGATGCCCAACAGATACGCCGCCAGGCGGCGGTGGAAAGCAACACCCTTGCCACCAGCGGCCGCACCTCCGATGGCCGGGTCGAGGCGGTGCGCCCTTCCGAATATCTGGAGTTCAGCGTTGCCGATTTGCCGTGGCGCACCTTCAGCCAGTTGAAACGTGGCCAGATGGCGTGGCAAGCAGGCCTCGACCTGCACGGCTATACCCTGGAAGAGGCCCGCGCCGAGCTCGAAAGCTTTCTGCGCGACGCCGCCTCCCAGGGGCTGCGCTGCGTGCTGGTGGTGCATGGCAAAGCCTGGGGCACCACGGCCGACTTCCCGGTCCTGAAAAGCCACACCAACGCCTGGCTGCGGGAATGGCCCGGGGTACTGGCGTTCTGCTCCGCCACCGAGCTCGACGGCGGCACCGGCGCGGTGTATATCCTGCTGCGTAAACGCGGGCAGTAG
- the prmB gene encoding 50S ribosomal protein L3 N(5)-glutamine methyltransferase translates to MTTHLNADTSHSALSLPDSALVSELLSLRDYLRWVSSEFYLAGLYYGHGTESAWDEAVALCLGALHLPWNVDPGVQDARLLPMERERIVALTRERITTRRPLPYLLGEAFFAGYPFDVDERVLIPRSPMAELIEDGFAAWFPEEPPARVLDLCAGSGCIGIATALYLPTCEVVLADISQDALAVARQNITRHDVGERVRALEANVFDGLAGQRFDLIVSNPPYVDARDLATMPAEFRHEPSLALGAGNDGLDIVRRILRQAREHLTDEGWLIVEVGNSDRHLEAAFPEVPFMWLEFERGGQGVFALSAAELDAHAASFA, encoded by the coding sequence GTGACCACGCATCTCAACGCCGATACTTCACACTCCGCTCTCTCCCTGCCGGATTCGGCACTGGTGAGCGAGCTCTTAAGCTTACGCGACTACCTGCGCTGGGTGTCCAGCGAGTTCTATCTGGCGGGGCTGTATTATGGCCACGGTACCGAGTCGGCCTGGGATGAAGCCGTGGCACTGTGTCTAGGGGCGCTGCATTTGCCCTGGAACGTTGACCCCGGCGTGCAGGATGCGCGCCTGTTGCCGATGGAGCGTGAGCGCATCGTGGCGCTCACCCGTGAACGCATTACCACCCGTCGACCGCTGCCTTATCTGCTGGGCGAGGCGTTTTTTGCCGGCTACCCGTTCGACGTTGATGAACGCGTGCTGATCCCGCGCTCGCCAATGGCCGAGCTTATCGAAGATGGCTTTGCCGCGTGGTTTCCGGAAGAGCCGCCCGCCAGGGTGTTGGACCTCTGCGCCGGCTCGGGCTGCATCGGCATTGCCACTGCGCTGTACCTGCCCACCTGCGAGGTCGTCCTGGCCGATATCAGTCAGGACGCGCTGGCGGTGGCGCGCCAGAACATCACCCGTCACGATGTTGGCGAGCGCGTCCGTGCGCTGGAAGCCAATGTGTTCGACGGGCTTGCGGGCCAGCGCTTTGACCTGATCGTCTCCAATCCGCCCTACGTGGATGCCCGTGACCTGGCCACCATGCCCGCCGAGTTCCGCCACGAACCGTCACTGGCGCTGGGCGCGGGCAATGACGGCCTGGACATCGTGCGGCGCATTCTACGCCAGGCGCGCGAGCACCTGACCGACGAGGGATGGCTGATTGTGGAAGTCGGCAACTCTGACCGCCATCTGGAGGCCGCCTTTCCCGAGGTGCCCTTCATGTGGCTTGAATTCGAGCGTGGCGGCCAAGGCGTGTTTGCCTTGAGCGCCGCTGAACTCGACGCCCATGCGGCGTCTTTTGCATGA
- the aroC gene encoding chorismate synthase codes for MSGNTFGKLFTVTTFGESHGPALGAIVDGCPPGLPLCEADLQRDLDRRRPGSSRHTTQRKEADQVKILSGVFEGKTTGTSIGLLIENTDQRSKDYSKIKDQFRPAHADYTYHHKYGHRDYRGGGRSSARETAVRVAAGAIAKQYLATQGVQVRGYMSQLGPIKIDFGSWEAVEENAFFCPDPAKVPELEDYMDQLRRDQDSVGAEITVIADGVPVGLGEPVFDRLDADLAHGLMSINAVKGVEIGAGFGCVAQRGSEHRDEMTPEGFLSNHAGGVLGGISSGQPVVARLALKPTSSITTPGRSIDVHGQAVEVVTKGRHDPCVGIRATPIAEAMMAITLLDHWLRQRGQNGSVSVDTPRLIQR; via the coding sequence ATGTCAGGCAATACATTTGGCAAGCTGTTTACCGTGACCACCTTTGGCGAAAGCCACGGCCCGGCACTTGGCGCGATCGTCGACGGCTGCCCGCCGGGGCTGCCCCTGTGCGAAGCGGATCTGCAGCGTGACCTGGACCGTCGGCGCCCCGGCAGTTCGCGGCACACCACCCAGCGCAAAGAAGCGGATCAGGTAAAAATCTTATCGGGTGTCTTTGAAGGCAAGACCACGGGTACGTCGATCGGCCTGTTGATCGAGAATACCGATCAGCGCTCGAAAGACTATTCAAAAATCAAAGACCAGTTTCGCCCGGCCCACGCCGACTACACCTACCACCACAAGTACGGACACCGTGATTACCGAGGCGGTGGTCGCTCGAGCGCCCGGGAAACCGCGGTGCGCGTGGCCGCAGGCGCCATCGCCAAGCAGTACCTCGCGACACAGGGCGTGCAGGTGCGCGGCTACATGAGCCAGTTGGGGCCGATCAAGATTGATTTCGGCTCCTGGGAGGCCGTCGAGGAGAATGCGTTTTTCTGCCCCGACCCGGCCAAGGTTCCTGAGCTCGAGGACTACATGGATCAGCTGCGCCGCGATCAGGACTCCGTCGGGGCGGAAATTACCGTGATCGCCGACGGCGTACCGGTCGGGCTTGGCGAGCCGGTATTTGATCGCCTGGATGCTGATCTGGCGCATGGTTTGATGAGCATCAATGCGGTAAAAGGGGTCGAGATTGGCGCTGGGTTTGGCTGCGTTGCCCAGCGCGGCAGCGAACACCGTGACGAGATGACCCCCGAGGGTTTTCTTTCCAATCACGCCGGGGGCGTGCTGGGCGGCATTTCCAGCGGCCAGCCGGTGGTGGCGCGCCTGGCGCTGAAGCCGACCTCGAGCATCACTACGCCCGGCCGTTCGATCGACGTGCACGGCCAGGCGGTCGAGGTGGTCACCAAGGGGCGCCATGATCCCTGCGTGGGCATTCGGGCAACGCCGATCGCCGAAGCGATGATGGCCATTACGCTGCTCGACCACTGGTTGCGCCAGCGCGGGCAGAACGGTTCGGTAAGCGTTGATACGCCACGCTTGATACAACGCTAG
- a CDS encoding phasin family protein: MQDKMMDAFNAQTRQMFEPMRKINSLMLNNMEKMTQYQLEAMKRYSQMGTERIRNATDVQDAESLRDFGTQQAAMMNELSQQMQEDARVMSEMSLEFKAEMEKLFGEAGKQMADQASSAAKGEQPAKASSQSSRKS, translated from the coding sequence ATGCAAGATAAAATGATGGACGCCTTCAACGCCCAGACACGCCAGATGTTCGAGCCCATGCGCAAGATCAACTCGCTGATGCTCAACAACATGGAAAAAATGACTCAGTACCAGCTGGAAGCGATGAAGCGCTACAGCCAGATGGGGACTGAACGTATCCGCAACGCCACCGATGTGCAGGATGCGGAAAGCCTGCGCGACTTCGGCACCCAGCAGGCAGCGATGATGAACGAGCTGTCCCAGCAGATGCAGGAAGACGCCCGCGTGATGAGCGAGATGAGCCTCGAGTTCAAAGCGGAAATGGAAAAACTGTTTGGCGAAGCGGGCAAGCAGATGGCCGACCAGGCCAGCTCCGCCGCGAAAGGTGAACAGCCCGCCAAGGCGAGCAGCCAGTCGTCGCGCAAGAGCTAA